Below is a window of Christensenella minuta DNA.
GATTGGGGAAATGGCTGTGTTGATGATATTGCCGAGTTCTATGATTCAATGCGTAAACCGCTTTCCTCATTAGAACGAGCCGATATGGAACGGATATATCCCTATTATGGAGCAGTCTCCATTGTCGATTATGTCGATGACTTCATTTTTGACGGAGAATATCTACTTCTAAGCGAAGATGGAATTTATGTTGTTGATGAAAATGGTCATCCACTTCTGCAACATATTACTGGAAAGTTTTGGGCAAACAATCACGCTCATATTCTCAAAGGGAAATCCGGTTTCAACGAAGACAGTTTGTATCTGTTTTTGGCAAATACAAATATGGCTCCCATTGTTACTGGTGCAGCACAGCCAAAAATCAATCAAGCTAACCTAAAGAGTTTCTCAATTACGATACCTACCAGCGAAGTAATTGAGAATTTCAACGCTCTTATTCAGCCATTTTTTGACCAAAGACTTTCAAACGAGGCAGAGGTCAAAAAACTGGAAAGTCTCAAAGACTTGCTTTTAAGTCGCCTGGTAAACTAAGCCGCTAAATTATCATTTATCTTCTGCTTTAAAGCAATTCTTTCTGTAATTGCCTTATATCCGTCTACAATCTTTTTTTGCTTTTCATAGGGCGGAACTGGTAACTCTACCTTACACATTTCGTCCCAATCCATAACTTCTCGTACACTTCCGTGTGACTTAAAGCGGGCATACCTATCAAATTCCGGTCTGCTAAACCAAAGCATTAAATACTCCGGAATAAGTTGTTTCTCATCTATTATCTCAAAGACTGTATAAACATTACTTACAAGTCCTTCCTCATCATCTTCCAACAGAGCAATCCCTATTTTATCTCCTCGTCTTGATGTATCTGGAATATATGTAAACTGTCCTTTTTTTACCACTTTATATTTCTTAAAATCCGTTCCAACTGTATTTGCAATAGATGGAATAAATTTCTTTTGAACAGAAACACCAAGTAAATTTTCTTCTTTTCCCTCAGAATTTCTAACATCAACCTGACGGATAAATTGCCCCAACTGTTTATAATTCGATTTCATATCCCAACTCCTTAAATACAGCAAGCAAATCTGATTTGGATTTTTCCTCTTGAACAAGAAGTTCTTTAAGTTCTCCCTGCAATGACTTCATTTTTGTATCAAAGTCGATGTTCTCATCACGATTAACAAACTCAATATATCTGCTCGGCACAAGAGTAAATCCTTTTTCCTTTACTTCATCAAAAGAAGCAGAATAACAAAACTCTGGTACATTCTCATAAGTTTCCTCATAGCCTTCCTGCTGCCAGTTATGATATACACTTGTAACTTTGGCTCTATCCTCCTCTGTCAATTCAATGTACTTCTTCTCATAAGGACTGCCCATCTGTCGTAAATCCATAAAGAGTATTTCATCTTCTCGGTCACGATAGCGTTTGAGCTTTCCGTTCTGTTCCACAACACGAGCCTTTTTATTCTTATTGAGTACCCAAAGGGTAACGCTGATGTCAGTGGTGTAGAAAAGGTTTCTCGGAAGAATAATAATCGCTTCTACCAAGTGATTTTCTATAAGCTGCTGCCTGATTTTCAGCTCTGTACCATCATCAGATAATGCACCATTGGCAAGCAGAAAACCTGCCACACCGTTTTGTGAAAGTTTAGAAACAATATTCAGTATCCAACCATAGTTTGCGTTGCTTGTTGGTGGAACTTCATATCCATTCCAACGAGGGTCGTCTACAAGCTCATTCTCGGCTCTCCACTGCTTCTGATTGAAAGGTGGGTTTGCCATAATGAAATCTGCTTTAAGGTCTTTGTGTTGGTCGTTGGTAAATGTATTGGCTGCCATCTCTCCAAGATTTGCAGAAATACCACGGATAGCTAAGTTCATTTTTGCCAGTTTGAAAGTGGTATTTGTGTATTCCTGACCGTAAATAGACACTTTCTTTTTATTACCGCTATGTGCTTCTACGAACTTGATGGACTGCACAAACATGCCGCCCGAACCGCAACAAGGGTCATAAAGTATTCCATCGTAAGGCTCAAGCATTTCGGCAATCAGATTTACAATACACTTTGGTGTGTAGAACTCTCCTTTACCTTTTCCTTCTGCAAGAGCAAACTTACTAAGGAAATACTCATATACACGACCTATAATGTCGTTCTCTTTATCATCTGTATTGATACGATTGATTTCATCAAGCAAAGAAGCCAACTTTGCCGTATCAATATGTAAGCGGGAGTAATAGTTATCCGGCAAAGCACCTTTCAGTGCCGGGTTGTTCTTTTCAATCGTATAAAGTGCTGTATCTATCTTCAGGGCAATATCGTCCTGCTTTGCATTTTCAATAATGTACTTCCAACGGCTTTCTTCAGGCAGATAGAATACATTTTCCTGAGTATAAAACGGTTTCATATCCGCATACTTTTCGCCGTGTGTAGCAATAATCTTATTACGGCATTCCTCAAACTTGTCACTGGCAAATTTAAGGAAGAATAAACTCAGAACAACGTGCTTATACTCCGCAGGCTCAACAGAACCTCTCAGTTTATCAGCACTTTTCCAAAGTGCTTCTTCCATTGATATTTCTTTCTTTGGTTTAGCAGCCCTTGCCATCTATAATTACCTCCGTGTTTTAATCTTCATCTAAAATAACTTCGCATATATCTCCGATGTCGCAGTGAAACACCTGACATATCCTCATCAGTACTTCAAGAGATACCGGCTCATTCTTATTTATCTTCGTTGCAGCGTATGATGTAATTTCGGCTGCACGCATTAAATCCTGTCTTTTCATTTGATTGTCAATCATAAGTTTTTGAAGTTTGTTATAGCATATCTTCATCAGTAACACCTCTTCATCTTATAATTCTTCTTCGTTACAGTTAGTCATTTAACATTATATATTAAATTTTCAGGCATTTCAAGATTTCAGGCAGAAATGTAACCTTTCAGACACTAAGGTGTCACTTTTTGCAAACACCTAATGCAACTCTTCTAAAGAATAATAAAAATGAGATGCCGAAGCACCTCAATTATACATTCTATTATTAACATTCAATGCAATCATTGCTATGACCTTTTCTATCGGCGGCTCTTTTCCGTCCGGTGCAACTGCTTTCCAAAAAGCTATTGCTTCTGGTTCAGCACTTTTCATTGCTTCCCGAATGGCAAACTGCATTTCCTCTTTTACTGCTTTTTCGGTTGTTCCATTTTCTTTTGCTATTTGTCTGAAAATGTCGTTCACTTCTACTTCCTCCTATGTCTATTAGTATGTGTCTATCACTGACAGTTGTTGTTATAGCATATTCTCTCTGTCGAAGTCCCGAAAAATTTGTCGATAGCAGAAATTTTTTATACTGAAAAAAAGAAAGCTCGTCGATTAGGACGAACTTCTGTGTTTTATGGAAGTATTTGCTTTGACTGCTTCACAAGTGTATCTATGACTTCATAAATTCTGTTTCTATCTTCAGGAACAAGTTTTTCAAGCTTCTCATTCAGCATTGAGTTCTTGACTGTATATCCCGTTTCCAGAACATCTGTAAGAACCATATCCGATGATACACCTAAAGCATTTACTATCTTTATGAAAGTTTCGAGTGACGGAATTTTCTCTCCACGCTCAACCATACCAATATAATTTGTTGTCAAATCTGTTTTCTCAGCCAAATCTTCTTGGCGTAATTTCCTTGCAAGTCGGAACTTTCTTATATTCTTGCCGATTGTATCGAGCTTCATCACATCACCTCCCTTAGTGTGTTTCCATAACTAATAGTATAGGTTAAGTCGATTTCAAATCACACGCACCCAAAGGAAGTCAAACCAACTATTAGTGATGATTCCCAACTATTTTTATGTTATACTATAAAAGTAGTAATTCACGATTGTTAATGGCGAAAGACAAATCACAACCCAAGAGCCAAGTTAAACAATCTCCATAGAATAAACTTAGGGGTAAAAGGAATGGACGAACAAAAGATAATATTCAGTAATCGGTTTGAAAAAGAGAAATTTGAGGATTACAAAACAGATTTGGGAACTGACAGCTCAGTCACTCCCGACTTTACGGAAGCTGATGATTTTTTTAAATTTATACAGAAGAACCGCAGAAGTGTTCCAAGTAAAGAGCGAATTGCTGACAAGGATAAATTTATCAAAACCGTTTACGAACTATCCAATAGCTTTGAAATTGACGCTGACCTGATAGAATTTGCCGAGGGATATATCGCCAACATCTATGTAGATTATGCCTGCTACACTGGATATATCAAGAAGCTGTTAGCAATTCTTTTTATCCTTGCCGATGATATTTCCTTTTTAGACGGCAGCAAAGAAAATGCCGATATGCTTTTCAGCTTCACTTATCACACACACCATATTTTCCTGAATAACAGAGAAACAACTGATTTCTCATAATGTACCCGATGGCTACTCAACTGAGCAGCCATCTTTTCAATTTTCCAGACACCGTCTGGAATTTTTAATATGCCGGAATACCGTATCCATAGATATTGCTGCTTCCGACTGCGTACTGTCTTTGCTTGCAGG
It encodes the following:
- a CDS encoding restriction endonuclease subunit S; translation: MKSNYKQLGQFIRQVDVRNSEGKEENLLGVSVQKKFIPSIANTVGTDFKKYKVVKKGQFTYIPDTSRRGDKIGIALLEDDEEGLVSNVYTVFEIIDEKQLIPEYLMLWFSRPEFDRYARFKSHGSVREVMDWDEMCKVELPVPPYEKQKKIVDGYKAITERIALKQKINDNLAA
- a CDS encoding helix-turn-helix domain-containing protein; translation: MKICYNKLQKLMIDNQMKRQDLMRAAEITSYAATKINKNEPVSLEVLMRICQVFHCDIGDICEVILDED
- a CDS encoding type I restriction-modification system subunit M — protein: MARAAKPKKEISMEEALWKSADKLRGSVEPAEYKHVVLSLFFLKFASDKFEECRNKIIATHGEKYADMKPFYTQENVFYLPEESRWKYIIENAKQDDIALKIDTALYTIEKNNPALKGALPDNYYSRLHIDTAKLASLLDEINRINTDDKENDIIGRVYEYFLSKFALAEGKGKGEFYTPKCIVNLIAEMLEPYDGILYDPCCGSGGMFVQSIKFVEAHSGNKKKVSIYGQEYTNTTFKLAKMNLAIRGISANLGEMAANTFTNDQHKDLKADFIMANPPFNQKQWRAENELVDDPRWNGYEVPPTSNANYGWILNIVSKLSQNGVAGFLLANGALSDDGTELKIRQQLIENHLVEAIIILPRNLFYTTDISVTLWVLNKNKKARVVEQNGKLKRYRDREDEILFMDLRQMGSPYEKKYIELTEEDRAKVTSVYHNWQQEGYEETYENVPEFCYSASFDEVKEKGFTLVPSRYIEFVNRDENIDFDTKMKSLQGELKELLVQEEKSKSDLLAVFKELGYEIEL
- a CDS encoding restriction endonuclease subunit S, with protein sequence MYKSWFVDFEPFDNVCPSDWGNGCVDDIAEFYDSMRKPLSSLERADMERIYPYYGAVSIVDYVDDFIFDGEYLLLSEDGIYVVDENGHPLLQHITGKFWANNHAHILKGKSGFNEDSLYLFLANTNMAPIVTGAAQPKINQANLKSFSITIPTSEVIENFNALIQPFFDQRLSNEAEVKKLESLKDLLLSRLVN
- a CDS encoding helix-turn-helix domain-containing protein, whose protein sequence is MKLDTIGKNIRKFRLARKLRQEDLAEKTDLTTNYIGMVERGEKIPSLETFIKIVNALGVSSDMVLTDVLETGYTVKNSMLNEKLEKLVPEDRNRIYEVIDTLVKQSKQILP